The nucleotide window cacgcacttcctctcctctgtctccctggctctctctggcctgactggagtgagcccttttatagcatcagaggggccttaatttgagtcaggtgcttaacagcctcacctgactcttagcaggttaattggagtcaggtgttctcattagcctggagcagccccctgctctagtcactcagggaacagaaaactgcttgtcCAGTGgtcagtatatctcccttctactatgctgttcccaactggcctggatctatcacacctcataacacaagaactaggggtcaccaaatgaagttaataggcagcaggtttaaaacaaatgaagtattttttcacataacgcacagtcaaccggtggaactccttgccagaagatgttgtgaaggccaagactatagaactagataaattcatggaggataggtgcatcaatggctattagccaggatgggcagggatggcgtcccgtctctgtttgccagacgctgggaatgggccacaggggatggatcacttgatgattacctgttctgttcattccctctattGCACCGGGTATTGGCCATTTcagaagacagatactgggctagatggacctttggtctgacccagtgtggatGTTCTTATAgggagcaatcatatcccctttCAGCCTTCACTTTGCTACACTGAACAAAACAAGCTCTTTTAGTCTGCTCACCGACCTTCAGCTCTCCAGTCTCCTGATCTTTCTAGtggcccttctctgcatctgctccagtttgaattcagcTTCCCTGAACACAGGTGATCAGAATTATGCCCAGTGTTCCAGGTGAGGTCTttccagtgcctggcacaatggcaTTAATACATCCCATCTTTtttggaaatacctcacctgctACACATTAGGACCACATGTGCCATTTTTATGCCCAGAGCAGTGGTATAGCCAGGATGGGACATTTGGGAGGGCCCCAACTTCAGGTGGGTGGGCAGGCAATGACGGGGGGCTGAAGGGCAGGAGGGATTGGTGAGCCCACctgcccaccctcccccctccagccagccttGGGGACAATGGATGCTCTGACCAGGGACCCTGAGGGTCCCAGCATGCACTCAGCTCTGAGAGGAGACGCCACTCTCCAGTACACAAGGCACTCTTCCCCATCCCACTGCCCCACACCAGGCCTGGCTCCCAGAGGCAGCAGGCTTTTTTGAGGATCTCCTCTACCACCACCAGCCGCCCACCCTCCTCGCAGTTGCAAATTAGCCTCTAGGCCAGCAGAGCCATGCCCAGGGGCCTCGGCCAATTGAGGGGCCCTGGAAAAAGGGTGCCCCCACCTGCTCCACTCTAGCTGGGAAGCAGGGCCAGGGCGCAGGGGTTTGCACACAGGCAGAGTGGGAcaagcccccacaccccaaccctgctccctgggtggagcagggcagagcagagccgCAGCTGGGAGTCGGGCCTGGATGCTCAGTGGGTGGGCCCTGGCCCACAGAACATTTAATGGCTCATAGTCAACCTGTAACCAACCAgcacacccaggtctttctccttcgCTGTTGTTTCCGACTGATGAGCCCCCCACCTTATAGCAGAAATTCCTACTCGTCCCTATGTGCAGGGCCTGGCCTCACACTCTGTCCCACTACAGTTCATCCCACCTCTACCACTCCATCCTCTAGGTCACCCGCGTCTTCCTGTATAATACTCCGATCGTCCTCTGCAGCGGCACCGCTGCCCAGCTCCCTGTGCTCGGCAAAGGTCATTAGCCCCCAACTATTTTCTGCGCCAGTCATGACTGAAAATATCAAATCTCGGTCCCGGGCCAACCCCTGACAGGCTGGATCACTTGCAGGAGCCCCCCCGACATCACCACCTCTGCTCCGGcacagggccagccccctgcccagcccacagCACTGCCTGGCGCGTGCCCGGGCTCTGGCACCCCCCACCCATCAGGGCTCCCCGAGCGCCCGCCGCACTGCCCTGCtgccgcccggcccggcccggcccggctcggcccggcccagccccaggACACCGTCCCTGCTCCGGGGAGCGCGGCGGGAGGAAGGCCCCGGACGGGGAAGCGGGGCCGGCGGCAGCGGGCTGCTGGGCGAGGAAACCAAAGAGCCCCCGGGCCGGGGCTGGGCGGCGGGACCGGAACCGAGCCCCAGCGACGGGGCAGGGCCCGGCCGGGATCCCGGAGCCAGGCCGGGGCGTGGCCACGGCGGCCCCGCGTGTCACGGGATACGTGGCAACCCGCCTCTTCCGGCGAGCTGGGCCCGGGGCGGCCGCGGCCTCCCCCCGCTCCCGCTTCCGGCCGCCGCCGGCAGGTAGGTGCCGCCCCGCGTGCTCGCCCCAGCGGCCCCGAGGCCGCTCCCGGCGTGCAGTGGCCCTGCGCTGCGCCCCATTTTCAGAGGTGCGGGGCCACCGCAGGGCGGGGAGCGCCCCCAGCTCGCTCCGCCCCGCAGGTCGTTAGCCGCCACTGGATACTGGTGCgggagagagctcagcaggggcccagcccacTTGGGGGTTTAGACCAGCAATGAAAGCATCTGGAGTAAAAAACGAGAGAGCTAAACGCTGGTGCTTCGGGGCATCAGCCAGGCACTAGGAATTAAGGATTAGGAAGAAATGTCCCCTGTCAGGGGGTTATTGCATAATTGTGCATTTGAGGGGGGCTTTTatcccttcttctgcagcatcgGTGCTGGCCCCTGGCACAGAGAtgggatgctgggctagatgggccatgtGTCAGGAAGTGTCATAGCGGGTCAAAGTTCCCAGCGCTGAGGAGATGTccctcctgcctctctctctggcatgGGTGCCTTTGAAGGCctgatccctgccccaaggagcataTGCTACAAATCTGACAAAATAATAGAGAGCTGCAGGccctgcagagctggctggatgCAGCTTGTAATTCTCCAGTTCAAAGTAACAGGTGGCACTTTCAGTACAAAGATCTGGCCTTCAGGGACAGCTGATGCCCATGTGAGCTACTGCTTGTTGATCCTAGCAAGCTGTAATCCTTGTGGGCTATACTTCCATGGAGAACGGGATTGGGAGTCAGCAGTCCAGGGCTCTAGTCCTCGGCTTGCTCTGTGACAGACCAGTTGTTTCACCTtcgtttgcctcagtttccctgcattTAATGTGGTAATTAATGATATTTACCTTCCTTCATAAAGCCCTAGGAGATTCGATATGATTATAGAGGGTAACTGCTTAATAGGAAGGATTTTGTGCTTTTAAGATGCAGACTCCATGATGGGCCTTGCTGGATGAAGCTGCTGTGTTGCAGGCTGGGACCTGTGCTCCACCAGGCCTCACTTTGGCATTAAAGGCCAGCATGGCCACAGGCAGCTCAGTTGTACGCGGATCCCGTGTGTCTAAGGCTGTGGCAGTTTGTCAGTGAGGCCCTTGGTTAGGCAACGTTCAGCCACTGCTGATTGTGAGGCGCCCAGCTGGATTTGTGGCTAAGGCCAAGTTATCTAATCGTAAGGTAATCTTATTTATGTGCTTAAATCACCTGAACTTAAAGTTGCAGAGGGTCCTATAGGTACTGAAACATAATTATCAGCCAATTGATTGCtcccaaaaaacccaaacttgAATGGAGTCACGATCCACCTTGTACAATAGCCTCTTCTACCCACCTGGGCTCAGTCGGAGCCCCATCTATTCACTACAGTTAAGCAGGATCTCATGGTAAATAGTGCTATAATAGTGACTTGTAATTGAATCGCAGGGGCAACATGACCACAGCCAAGCCAAAAAGACTCAAGTTTTCCGAAGAAGAGAAGTTCCTCATCCTTGAAGAATTCAGCCTGCGCAAGGACATCCTGATCCCCAAGAGCGGGCGCTACAGGAACACGATGGACCGTCAGCGAGCGTGGGAAGAGATCACTGCTGCCGTCAACTCCCTCAGCCCACTCGTGCGGCGCACGCCTGACGAGATCCGCAAGAAGTGGCATAACATGGTCATTGATGCCCGCAAGGAGCTGACCACGGTGAAACACCCCTTGTTGAGGCAGCGGCCCCAGGAGAGGCTCTTCCACAACATCTTTGCTCTCTTCAATAAGACAGGGCCAGAGCTGGCAGAACCGTTGCTTCTGGGCCCTGGGTTCAGAACGAAGCCGTCCAGCAGCCCGGCTGGAACTGCAGTGCCTCTCTGCGCAGCGGGGGGGATGCGGGAGTCTTCGTCAGACTTATTCCTCCACAGCCAGAATGATGGACTTCAGCTGAGCCAGGGGAACAAACTGCTCTGCAAAACGGAAGTCCTTTTGGACGCAGATGAAGAAATGGCACCAGGGACTGGCTGTCCAGGAAAGAGCTTCATCCATGTGCCAGGGGACCCGCAGCCCAGCGATTTGTGCTTGGGTGGATCTCAAGGGAGTGTGGAAAAGAAACTGTTGGGCCCCAGTAAGGATCCTCCTCTGACTTGTACGCCCGTAGCTGAGACACACCCTGTGCCAGTTCCCAGAACTACCTCACCACTTAGCCATGGACCTGAGGTGCTTGCTCCTGGCAGGATTCCGGTGCCTCTGAACTGCTCCCCAGACTTTGCACTGGCCTACAAGATCAAGTGCCCTTTGAGCCCTGTATTCGAATGGCCTTGCCTAGGGGTCATCTCAAGCCCAGTCACACACAGCAGCAGGACTGACAGCCCCAGCTCCGAAGGCATCCACACAGCAGTGGATGATAATGGTGAGACAGCCATGCCCACTAGCCAGGCCATGCAGTGCccgactcctcctcctccttcccagcagaATTCAGTATTTGAATTGGTGCGTGAAAGGAAGAGGCTGTCGTTACTGGCAGCAGCCTGGCAAACGGGCCCAATCCTGCCTCCCGTTACACCAGCATATAGCTGTAGATGCTCCATGCAGTTCAGCAGAGCTACTCTGGATACTTATCAGTGTCACCAGGAGCAGAACTCAGCCTGTTCTGAGCAGGAGCCATGTGAGCTCTGCCAGTATCTCTCAGCCCTGACCAGTCACTGCCCTGCTCCTGTCTGGAGTACAAGTTTCCATCAGTGCCAGGTTACCtagtgggtgggaagaggcaccAATCTTATTTCACATGTGACCTGAGCCAGGATTTGTACTTGGTCTTACCCCGGTGATAGAGCTGCCTGTGCCGCTTTGCCCTCTGTTACGGAGTGTCATTAATAGGCACCACCCCTTCCTAAGCAGGCCCTGCTTGCCATGAGAGGAGCACATTGTTATCACTTGATAATTAAGACTCCCAGAATTAAGATGCCCAGAATTCCCAAGAATTGACCTTTCCTCCCAGCCCATCGCCAAGGGCTTGGGCCAAACACATCTCCCCTGAAAATGGCTCTGAGTCAGTGAGCAGTGCCCCCAGGAGCGTATCTCCAGTCCATCAGGGAGCATTTTTCCTACTATTGCTATTAAGATGCCTCTGCAGAAATACAGCCCTGTTctctcctgctccagctgtgATAACAGTCAAGTGACAAATACTATTTCCATCCCAGTGCCCAGAGGTGTAAACAgcttagaacaggggttctcaaatgtcattgcactgcgacccccttctgacaacaaaaattactacacgacccaaGGAGGAGGGACTGAAGGCTGAGCCCGCATGAGCCACACCACCCCGGATGGGAGGGCCAAAGCTCAAGCCCTATCGCCccaggcgggggggagggggaggcaaagCCCAAGCCAAAGGCCTGAGCCACACTGCCCAGGGCCGAAGCTCTTGGGttttggccctgggcagtggggctcagcttCGACCCCAGACTCCAGCACGTCTGAGCCAGTCCTGGGGACCCCGGCCCACAttggagtcctgacccacagtttgagaaccgctggcttAGAACCATCTTGGTTCCTTACTATTGCAGCTAGAGAGGAAATGCGGGTCAGCTGGAACAGGTCAAATCCAGCGAGAGGAGATACCTTGCTTTtaagcagtgggtctcaaacttttatattggtgacccctttcacacagcaagtctctgagtacaaccccccttataaattaaaaacacattttttaatatgtaatgctattataaatgctggcggtgCAGCCAGGTTTGagggtggaggctaacagctcatgaccccccacataataacctcacaaccccctgagaggtcacgacctccagtttgagaaccgctgcttttAAGAGAGTGGACATACAATTTGAGGCTGGGGAGAAGTTCTGTAACCGTTTTTAGTGTTGCTAAACTGTCCTGAAGCTCCAGATCACGCGTAGAATCGTGTCACAGATATGCCCCATATTCCCACTCATTCTCCAATGAATCACATTTCACTCCACTCTGCTGTCTGTGTGATCATGCTCCTTCCTGAAGCCAGAATGCATTGGACGTTGGCATTAAGGTATCACTCGCTCACTTCAGCCCACTGCAGTGAGGGCGTCTCCAGCTCTGCTTCTGTCCAGCTTGCCAAACAGGCTGCTTAGAGCTTCAGCACAAGTTGACAGTGGCCTGCCCCAGCCAGTGTTAACAAACTCCGCATGGCACTATGATTAAATCtgacagaaggggcagggcttacTCCCCTGGGGAGGGCAGCTGCAGATCTCCCATTGCTATTAAGACAGCCCCACCCTCAACCTTAAGTATGCTCTGGCATCTTGAAAGAACCTTCATCTGCTCTCGAGGCAGGGTCCCACCCTGAGTACACAAGCCCATGCTGACTTTGCTTGCTGTTCCTCCCCCTGGGATTGCATGGGAGGCTGTCCCATGGCTTGGCTCACTGGTAGCACTAAGTGAAATTAGTTTTAAGGTGCCAGTTCAGCTTTAAATGACTGTTTGTAGCATCAGGCACTACAGGCCTCACCACTATTTGATGCTTGGCATGACTAGTGGTTCTAGGACATCAGAGCTACCACACATCTCATGTCTAGGTAAGTTATGTGGGTAACAGGAGGGGAGTAgcgagggaaggggggagaaaaaGAGGCCAGAGAAAGACAAGAGGGAAGATAGGAGAGAGAGAGCTACAAGGGTGTTATATCAGAAAGGGCATCTCTGTAGAGCTGCTTCCTGTAGTCTGGACGAGCTTTCCTGGATGCAGGACAGAGCAGTGTTAGGTCACTGGTCCTGGCAGAACTGGAGCATGACCCTTATTTTGAGGAGGTTGGATCCTGCTGTTTGTGGTGGGTGGGATGTTGCCCCACGGGGGCTGGTTTTGGGGATGAACCATGCATTTCTGTATTCTCTTGACTCCGTTTGCTTTAACCATTTGGGGGGTTGTTGTTTGGTTCAGCAAGCGCATCTGTGACCGAAGATTCGCTGCCCAGCCAGAGGGGTTGTGTCGAGCCAGCCAAGGAGCTTTGGGAGAAGCACAGCCGGCTGCACACCGAGATCCTGGAGCTGCAGAAAGAGACcttgcagctgcagaaggaaaagATCATGCTGGAGAAAGAGAAACTCTTACTGGAAATTGTCAAACTGCGGCGAGAGCTGGACACGTGACCAGCTGCCAGGGAATGATCTGCCTCTCCCCAGTCTGTGGAGCTCAGAGCCCAGTTCAGACCCACTCGGCTCCAAGTACGCTGTTCCCTGGAGCTTCATGTGCTTGAGTGAAACAAAAATTGCTTGCTGCTCCGAATGAGCAGGAGAGGACTGAGCTGGTGCTGAACTTCACAGACGCGAATGGCAGGGACTCTGGTTCCTGTGCAGAAAAGGCCAGAGAAATCACTCCATTGATGCTCTTAACTTGCAGTGAGAGCCACACCCAGGACATTGGGGGGCACCCGTTGTGGCTTTGGTGGCATAGCATAAAACTCGCATATGTTTGGGAGAGCCACAGCACCAAGAAAATAACTCTGCGTGGGCCTACGCGGGGTCCCTTCCTCAGCAGAGTGCCAGAGCAGTCCGTGGGCCAGGAAAGACGGTCGTATCTGTGTGTGGTACAGCAGCACAGCGCATCACCCCGGGCTTCACCTGCTGCATCGCGCATTGCAGAGAAGACTGAACATGTAGCCACACCATTGCTTCCTGTCCCTGCGGGTCCTTCCCCCTTTAGCTGCTAAGCCACGAGCAGGGAATTTAAACCAGTATCTTCTTTTTTCCACGTTGATATAAACTCACTAAGTAGAGAAGCAGCATAGCAGCCCACTCCCTGTCCAAGCCAGGATCCAGCCCTTTACTACGGTGTAAGGAGCTACAGAGCAAAGCCAAAGGGTCTTTCTCATGGCAGACTCCTGGTGACAAGAGCAggagttttacctgagtaagAACTTAGGGTTTGGCCTTTAATGTTTACGTATTAAGTTAAAATAAACAAGTGAGCACCGCCAGACTCGTTCCCTGCTGGCACTGCCTGGTTTTCTGCTCTCCTCTCGTTGCCAGAGGCAACAAGAACCAGAGCGCACACGGGTCTGGTTGCTTTGACCTCCCCTTCTGAGGATTGTCTATCTCATGCCTAAGTTGGATAGTCTAAGTTTCTCCCAGATACCTTAGGAGGCACACCTACTCCTAGCCATTTCCTCATCCTGGCCAGCTGGGCCACCATTCAGGAACAGCCTTGTTTGTATATGACTTGCTTAGAGTTCATTTTAGTTCTTGGGAAAGTGCCTTGCTGTTGACCCTGGCTAGAGCCAGACAAGACCCCAGCAGATACTACAGGCTTCCCACACAACTCTGCCAAAGAATCTCCAGTGTGACCTGGATCAGCCTTTCCATGACAGTCCTGGTCCGTCACTTCTGTTAGTCCCAAAGCATGTGGTGGTTTTGGGATGCAAGAAAAAGCCCACAGAGAACTAAGACTGGTTAGATTGATCAGAGATGACCTCTTTTCAGCTGGGAACCGAAGCATCCAGAAGTGAAAGGTCATTGCACTAGTCTACTGCAAGCATCATCTTCCTGCATTACCATCTTATCTCCAGCCCTCTCTTTGGTGCGGATCCTTGCGTGGGGAGGAAAAGAGTCTCCTGGGGAATTGCTCCCTCCCATGATACAGAACCATTACCAGAGGCCCACCTGCTGACGTATTCTGAGGGCTGCCTGAGTTGAGACCTCAGGATTTGGCTGGAGGAGCAGTGCAGCCAGCACGCTCCACCCTGGGACAGGAAATTGGGACTGAGCCTTGTGCTGGTTGGATGAACCCAGAGCAGCGTTCATGGGGGTTGCTCTGATGCAGCTCTTGCCCAAGGGAGTGGTGGGGAGAGGACTTTAAATGCTGGGGATGGATAAGGTTCCACTGAGTTTGGTTGCATTCTGCTCCCTGGACATTCAGAAGCCCGACGACTCCTGTTGCCTTTGAGGTTTTTAGCAAGCTCAGCTAGTGCTCCGACGAGCAGCTGTACCAGTAACTGGCGCGGATGCCTAGCCAAATAAACTTGAGCTCTTCAGAAAGAACAAATCTGTGAGATGTCTGGTGTGGGTTAGGTCAGGTTATTGCCAATCACTGTGTGAAACAAAGCAGGACATTCAAAAGCTGATGTGGGATCTAGGAGCCAGAAGGTGGTGACACCTGTCAGATTGCAGCACACTAGCTTGTCTTGTGGGGACAAGTATGAGAAGTGTACAGATTGGCTGTCTCTCCTGGGGGAACGTGGGTGTCCATAGGGAATGAAATACATTTGAAAAGTAACTGAATGTCTCGCTTCCCTTTGTCTTACCTGTGAACCCCAGTGAAATGATTGCCGTGACAAGCAAAAGCAGTATCCTGGGGTTCCATGCTTATTCCCCTGTCTGTGACTCCAACTCttaactgccagccctgccaaatTAACCTTGATCCTGCAGCCAAGCTGGGCTCTTTCCTTCGCAGCCATCATCACTAGTGACCCTGCCCCCGGCATACAACGGAGGCTGCATGGCTTCGGGTTACATTTGGCAGCTTGACGTACTGAAGTGGTTGAACTAAATAAGTTTGAAAATTAGCAACTTAGCACATGGCACAAGTGAGGACTAGGCATTTCCTGGCACTTAGGACAGGGAGCTGGAAGTTAGGACCCCTCTGGGTGCTCTCTGAGCTCTAACACTGGCACCTTGAGCAAGCCAGCTAACCTCAGCAACTCCATGTCCTCACCTGCAAACTGGGGAGAatagttcctcactaaagaaaggATTTGAAATCATACTTCACGGTCGAGATTCACAGAAGTATTTTCACAAGTCAGACTTGCACTGAGGAACTCCTCCAGTCCTAGCATCCCCAAGTGAAAGACCAACAGCACAAAGCAAATTCATTTTGCAATACTCTAAACCAGAGGTGAGCAGGCCGCGGGACCgttctgcctggcccctgagctcctggcccgggaggctagccctcagcccctcccctgctgttcctcctcctctgcagcctcagctcactgtgctgtgggtgcagtgctctgggcagcggggctgcgagctcctggggcagcacagctgcagagtccagcttgacccggtgctctgtgctgcacggtgcgtggctggctccagccgggcggcatggctgcctgtcctggtgcagccacaccaccagccaccagtgctaCAGGCAgagtggtaagggggcagggaaaagtggaggggggttggatagagggcaagggaCGGAGGTGTGGTTAGGGATAGGGGTGGGGGCGGAAAACgggttgaatgggagcaggagttccaggggcggtcagggagaaggggtggctggATAGGGCAGGGGCCCtggtggggcagtcaggaaggagggggggttggatggggcagcaagggggcagttaggggcagagggtcccgaggcagtcaggggacagacagcagggggatggatggggcaacGGGGCCATCAGGGGGTGAGAAGGGGGGGGGTCagaaagggggtggggccaggccacacctggctgtttggggaggcacagctgcccctaaccggccctccatacaatttgtgaaacccgatgcagccctcaggccaaaaagtttgcctacccctgctccaaACATTTTTTAGTTTCATGTAGCATAGTTGCGTAAAGTGGGGGTGACAGAGCACGTATCTCCTTTGTCCGGCGGGCACTAGATGTCACTGCCTGGCTGCTTCTGAAGGCATCATTTGATGGCAATACAGCACCAGTGGAAGAGAGCAGGCGAAGAAGCAGCAGAGCAGCAGTTCTCCACAGATCTGCAGGTGGCAACATTGATGCATAGTTTATGAATCCATCCTTTTGGCACCACAGTCAGTCTCCAGCTGTTCTCTGTAATCTCTGTGCCCAGATGGACAACACCCATTCCCCCGAGGCAGTGCCTTAAATATTTGGGAGAAAATGGCTCCACTAACGAACTATTACAAATGATAGAACTAGATTCATTAAaacaccagaccttcctccttgTCCCCTTGGAATTCAGAGGCCCAGCTGGTCAGTGAATTAGGGATTTCATAGGCACCGCAGACCTTTCATGCCTGCCTCAGTTCACACAAACATCAGACCATCTCTGCCCCTGTCCATTACATGCCAGGAATTCCACTTTTATTTCTGTGGTACATGCTTAAAGTAGCGGCTGTGGAAGCCTTTTTATGCAGGTCAGTGAAATGGATCTCATGTCACTTCACACCTTTGTTCTTGTCACCATGTCTGTGGCCCGCTCAGCTGCCAGCGTTGCATGTTTGCTTCTGGGAAGGCAGAGctgtgtcagcagcagcacatgaGAGCCCAGGGTTCAGCACTAGCTGCAGTCCTCTGCACCGAGTGGGGGGGATTCTCAAGCACCCTGCTCCTCTTGCAGTGGGTAAGGTACCAAGGGACGATGAGTAGAGAAGGGGACGTGAGGATCAATGCACTGAAGCACACAGTTCCTGTCAGGCTAATGTGCTTAGCTACCTGCTGCTTCATAGGCCTTCCTCTGAGTTCTCTGCAGGAATATCTGCATAAGCTGCTGTCCCGTGAATCTACCTGCACCCTCCAGGCATGACTTAGGCACTGCAGACTGCCGTGGCTGTTCTGCAGAGTCTGATAAGAACCTGCTGGGCATAATTAAGGGTCTGTGGGGAGCCTTCAAGTGCCAACCAAACAGCTGTGCGTCCTGCCTGATCAACCCCTGCTGACTCTGGTAGTTTCCTCTCTTTGATGGGCCCTGTGGGTGTGTaatgtgtgctgcctgtttgggAAGACAGGCCTATGTGGGGAGAGAGTTAGATTGGctgctgttggggggggggggggtgagggtgaACGCCCCTCCAAGTTCTCAGCACTTGCTCAAAGCTCCATAGGCcaaggagctgggggaggtgggtCACGACCTGACCATTTTTAAGCAGTGAGCCCATAC belongs to Gopherus flavomarginatus isolate rGopFla2 chromosome 15, rGopFla2.mat.asm, whole genome shotgun sequence and includes:
- the LOC127034774 gene encoding uncharacterized protein LOC127034774 isoform X1 encodes the protein MENGIGSQQSRALVLGLLCDRPVVSPSFASVSLHLMWGNMTTAKPKRLKFSEEEKFLILEEFSLRKDILIPKSGRYRNTMDRQRAWEEITAAVNSLSPLVRRTPDEIRKKWHNMVIDARKELTTVKHPLLRQRPQERLFHNIFALFNKTGPELAEPLLLGPGFRTKPSSSPAGTAVPLCAAGGMRESSSDLFLHSQNDGLQLSQGNKLLCKTEVLLDADEEMAPGTGCPGKSFIHVPGDPQPSDLCLGGSQGSVEKKLLGPSKDPPLTCTPVAETHPVPVPRTTSPLSHGPEVLAPGRIPVPLNCSPDFALAYKIKCPLSPVFEWPCLGVISSPVTHSSRTDSPSSEGIHTAVDDNASASVTEDSLPSQRGCVEPAKELWEKHSRLHTEILELQKETLQLQKEKIMLEKEKLLLEIVKLRRELDT
- the LOC127034774 gene encoding uncharacterized protein LOC127034774 isoform X2, with the protein product MTTAKPKRLKFSEEEKFLILEEFSLRKDILIPKSGRYRNTMDRQRAWEEITAAVNSLSPLVRRTPDEIRKKWHNMVIDARKELTTVKHPLLRQRPQERLFHNIFALFNKTGPELAEPLLLGPGFRTKPSSSPAGTAVPLCAAGGMRESSSDLFLHSQNDGLQLSQGNKLLCKTEVLLDADEEMAPGTGCPGKSFIHVPGDPQPSDLCLGGSQGSVEKKLLGPSKDPPLTCTPVAETHPVPVPRTTSPLSHGPEVLAPGRIPVPLNCSPDFALAYKIKCPLSPVFEWPCLGVISSPVTHSSRTDSPSSEGIHTAVDDNASASVTEDSLPSQRGCVEPAKELWEKHSRLHTEILELQKETLQLQKEKIMLEKEKLLLEIVKLRRELDT